The Mugil cephalus isolate CIBA_MC_2020 chromosome 8, CIBA_Mcephalus_1.1, whole genome shotgun sequence genome segment TTCTACTCCTGATCCTTTTTTTGATCTGACATGTCCTTTTAATAAGCTCTTAATTTGTTTATGGAGATGGCCTGTCCACACAGCGAAGGCAGCACTGTGATATTTAGGCCAGTTGTCCCAAGCTGTCGTCCAGCTGCAGTAGTAATCCTCTCTGTTGCTGGATAAAAGCCTTTCACCACCTCTACATCATACATCATTTTGATCAGTCCTCTCGACGATGGTCACgaaaaactgaaacatgacAACAGTTTAGTTATAGGACACATCGtgactttactttttttttatcagcttcaACAGAGATAAATGATGGATTTTCTTGTCTTGTAACGTGCCATGTGTCATTTGTCACATGAAATATTAGTAATGCTGTTTGGCCTTTTTAAATAGTCACCAGTCAGGCAGTTCTGGGTAGGGCTCGGCTGTGACTGACATCACTAAAACTCAGGTATGATAGAGTGGGTTGGTCTCTATTGTACACAGTGCTTGCAAACAGgatactgtctgtctgttatAGGATCAACGACTTCAGCTCCCTTCAGTATTTAACCCTACTTGCGTTTTTTCTGTTGTCACACTCTTATCttcatcagtgtgtgttcagATATTTGTCAGTCGTTTACTATGTTCTTTTGAGAACAAATGTTGCTGTCGTAgcttataaataaaatccataTGTGTGTTAAAGCTCTGGAGCTAAAAGTGTGGGGTTATCTCTCACAATGGAGGCCAGACTCCCGAGGCTATAGTGTCGTCTCAGTTGCACTTGGCTAAATAATTTAGTGAAGTGGAGTGGCAATGAATCCGGCTGACTATTTGACATCATATGATTACAAACGTGGTCTAGCATCCAGCTTGTGTGCATGTAACACTGAATAATGGCAGCATCCTTTTTCTTTATCCATTTCATATATTCATAATTCTTCAGCAACCTTTTGGTCAAGCACCAGTGACCTGGAGGTTTTCCTAGTATTGTGAAAACAGAGCAGTTTGAAGAATTTGAAAGTTGAGTTACTTGAGTCTTACAACAAGCTGAAACCACTGAATATTTTGCTTGAAACtttaaataagaagaaaacaatTGCTGATTAATTTCACTTTTGATCCTGATGAAGcaatttgttgatgttttgtgtttgtgtctgcaggcATCTGATGGCAGCAGCTCCAGGGATGACCTGCCCTCTCAGCTGCTCAGAAGAAACGATCAGATccggaagctggaggcgaagtTATCAGGTAGGACATGCCAGACTAAGGTTAAGCAGCTGGAGTCACACAGCTTGCTGATCTGAAGTGAGAGCTTCAGGTTAAATTAAAGCCCAAGTGTAGCTTGTACCAGTGACGCACAAGGCAGCAAGCAATAAACTATGTCCTAACTGTTAATGTAAAAGCATCCAAATTATCTCACAGGATTGTTTCTCACTGAAACAATCACTGAGGGCTGAAGCAAAGATATTAATGCCATGTTGATATATTACAGTGTAACATGATGTGATAAATTATCAGTAAGCAGCCTCCTGCCTTTAAAATGAACCATTACACACAAGACACACTCATTATTTGTGAAACACAGTCACTATGTATAAAATCACTTAGACATTTAGGCCTAACACTTCAGGATCTATCACGAAAACAAGCCAAAAGAATCCATTTCTCTGTATGCAACGGGTGCTGTATTAGATGTGACAGCTTTAATGATTTGTGACTACATCCTGTCACTAACCCGTTTGAAACCTGTTTGATAAGTACATGTCGCCCAGTCTCTTTCTCGCTGAGCAACTGATTTCCTGCGATTCAATCATTTTGCGCTACACGACACTTGATGAGCCTTATTGTTGCATTACTATCAGTTCAGTTTGCAGAGAGTCAGATGCTAATCTTAAGTGAGTCAGTTTCACATTGAGGCTATGCTGGTTTACtagaaatgacacatttaaatatcagtATGAAGTTAATTGTGATAgtataaaaatgtacattacTTTTACTTGCCTATCCTcttgatcctgatcctgatcctgaaagCCATTATGTCTTTGTGTGGTGTTTATTCACTGTGAAAAAGTCATAAATTATTTCTagtttttcctcccttttctaTATTCCCTCTAGTATCATAGTGCTTCTTTCCTTAGGGTGGTTTCAGGGAGCTGGCACCCGTAGAAAAGACTAAAGTCTGCACATTCTCATGAGACCTTTACACTACTATGGTTTTCTCAGAGCAGAAAATCATCAGCAGATTTACCTTCCATTATTTCTCAACCatgttttcccttttgttttctccctctccttttgtTCACCTCCTCTCCTGGCCTCTCTCGGCTTTCATCTGCCTGTTTCTCCtacttgtttgtgttgtgtgtgtgtgactgtgggTTGGCGTGTGTGTCCTGTTGAAACCCCATCCCATCACCCTACCTTCCAACACTAGACTACGCTGAGCAGCTACGAATTATGCAGAAGACCAAGGAGAAGCTTGAAATTGCATTAGAAAGGCATCAGGATTGTACgtacctctcctctcctcccaatCAGCTTCCTTTCTCTCATCTGTCTGTCAGCTGTAGTAACCTTCACCTAGCACATCATCACTTCCTCTTATGAAGAGTGCAGATGCAAAAATCATTGGCTTAAGATGTCTGCTTTGGGGGCGCTggatgctttttctttttaacctttttacGCTGATCTTTGTTTTCAGCACCTTCATTTCAGAGTTATGTTTACATTGTTGGTTATGTCCCCCTCAATTTGTCCCACATTTAAATTTTACATAATAACTTTTATATTTACTAACCGTGTTGATTCCAAAATAGATACATCGGACTTACTAGCTTCTCTAACAACAGGTATCATTATTTTGGTATAGTATCATCCCTATTAGATTGCCAGAGGAAGAATTGGTATATCTTACAATTATGGTCGAAGTGCTTTCAATGGTTCCCAGAACTTAAGTCCAAGCTTGAATATAGATTTCTGCACAATAAGTGCCATAATCTATCTAATccattttgtcttgttttgtgcatATCTTCATAAATCCAACCAGCATTGGAAATGTGAAACTGAAGCAGCAACAATTATTCTATCACGTAATCACCTGCGATGTTCCAACAAATTTGATCTTATCtagtattttagtttttagttgtgTTAATGCTATAATACCTTTGTCTTCAGGAgactgtttcattatttcacatACCATTCTCAAGTGCAAAGTTTTCGTCCAGACGAAAACAACTTACAGAGACGTCAAAGTTAACCTTGGTTCCCAGTAGTTGTCTGATGTCAGTTTGTTGTGTCCGTATCTGAAGACACTTCGTTTCTAGCACACTTTTCATAGGACATGGTACAAGTACACGTTTTAGAGGGGGCACACAAATGGAAAGCATTATAGCTGTGACCAGGGGTTGGATTACCTGCAGATGGACGATGGCTATTTCCATCTTTTTCACTCCAAAAGTCTTGTGACATCAGAGCCAAAATGTCAGATTTCCCCTCAAAATACTGTCTGACGTTTGTCTGATATTAGAGGAAACCCCCTTGTGATCTTAATGAACATATAGCCGCCCCCTTCCCAAAGCTGGCTTAATAGTTTTTGTTGAAGGTGAACAACATTTAAGGGCTGTTGTTTATCCTCAGGCATAAGAATTGTTTGATGTTGGTTCCTGCCGGTTGTTTGTTACTGTAAAGACTACAGCTTCTAGGGTTTTTAGTATTTCACTGTACTGGATTTGATTTCCTTCCACAAAGATATTGCTATTGTTAGCTTTACTTAGTCTTAGTTTTCACTTGCTGTGCTTCGCTTGCCTGTTTTTGCCTGTGGATGAATGCACTTCTTAATCTGACTGTAACTTTTCACAGCTACTAACGACACCACTATCTGTgctgtttaatatttatgttttcttcagTTGTATACAAACCTTTCTGTATGGTTTCcatctttccttttcttcttctccctctctcacttaCACTGTTCAGCGTCCATAAAGAAACTCCAGGAACAGAATGAGTCTCACCAGTCAAACCAAGCCAAAATGGCAGAGGGAATGGCTTTAGCATTGGAAAAGAAGGATCAGGTAAACTCTGTTCTGTCTCACTTATTTCTTGTGTTCGTGAGTGCTGATTTGTGTCTTGTGCACTTACCCCTTTCCAtaatttgttttgcaggaaTGGATGGAGAAGATGGCTGATCTAGAAAAGGTTTGTTAATAATCTGCCTTTGATGAAGTTCTAAAACTTCATCCTAGTAAAAACTGTACTGCACATAATTTtataacagaaaatatttaaatcagactCAGGTCAAGTTCTTTCACACCTTGCCTGCTTCGCCTGGTTCAGTTGGTGCATTTGTTCAATTATATTTGCCTGGTGAGAGATGTCTGTTGAAATTTGCTGTTGACTTAACAACAGGACTGAGACCTCCTGAAAAGCAGGGCGTTAGTCTGGTTCCAGTGAAACAGTATCACGGCTTAATTGGGGCGTGTAAACATACAGATCAACCACAGGTTTACATGGCAGTAGATGCACCAAACCAAACTGACATGACCGAAGTCAGAATATTTATGACCCCATGGTCATGTATGTGGAGGTAGAGATGTTTTATTGAGGTCTGCCTCCTGCCCAGAGTTGAGAATGTGAGCATGTGGTGCACATAGCCTTAGGAATTTACTTGTGACTGTCATgtatctttattattttctatatgaTTAATAACTGCTGGCAAGCAACATATCAGTGTCTTTTCCCCTGTATCTAACGTTGATATTGAGGTACCAGGCAGGAGGCAAGAACTTGATATCCCATCTATTCCCCTCTGCTCCTACTGCACAGCATCTAATTGCAAATTACCAGTGGTTAGAAGCCGTTCATCACATATTTTCGATTCACTTCCAGGAAGCTGCCATGTCATTCATCTCTGCGTACACACTACAGTTAGATCTGCATATATTTTGACACTGACACaagttttattatatttgctATATATCAAAACATGTTAAAGATAGAAGTTATTATTAGAAATCAATATGGCTTGAAGTGCAGACTTTCAACTGTAATTTGAcagtatttacatccaaattagAGCAAGGGTTAGAAATTCCCCTCAAGTTGCAAACCGTTAATAAGTCTCCAAAATAGAAAGACTAGACTTTTCAAGCATCAAAAGACATCAGCTCAGTTCTGGAACAGAACGAAAGTATTTTGTCCAAATACTTTTGAGTCCCTGAAATgagactttgtttaaaaatggttcGTTAAGGATTCAtgggatatttttgtttaagcTCTTGAATTTaacctgaaagtctgctcttccattgtgtcactgtccaaatgtTTCTGGGCCTAACTGTATGGTTAAgcctaaatgaatgaaaacatgtgaaaGCACACTTAAAGGTGCCCTGTGGAGTTAATGCaatgtttgtttacattcagtgttaCTGCATTATGTAAGTCCTCGAACTCTTACGAGAGTTGCTGGATATTTTGCTTGCTGTTACTACTGCCTTATCAGCTGCGTTAAACCATTAGCTTTAAATCACATCCCCCGATACAACAAAATGGGTAGTGTAATATTTCCATGGCACCACTAGAGGTCAAACTCCACAGGGAGCCTTTAAAATTGGCTTTTTGAAACCTTCACAGATGCAATATATCGCACACGAACAATGGTATGATGCAGTTGCTGTATTTGTTTAGGAGAAGACTGCCCTGTCAGTTCGGCTAGAGGAGATGATGGAACAGAGCTTAGCACTCTTCCAGAAAAGGGATGACTTGGATGAACTGGAGGGCTTTCAGCAGCAGGAGCTCGCTAAAGTTAAACACATGGTGCGTACATGTGGAGTCTGCCAacatatttttgacattttgcagtCAAGCTAAAAATTGGAGATAAGTCGGAAAGGTTGTGCAGTCGTTTAAAGAAGCACACTTGGGTCACTGCATAGTGCAGTATAGTGCTGAGAGATTCTCTGAATGTATTGGAAGGAATTTTGCTGAGGCGTGATGTGAGTTAACCTGGGTTCATAGCAGTGCATGGCCCGTTCTTTGATAGTGATTTATTTCCCATTTATGTCTGTCAGTTGCTGAGGAAGGAGGAGTTGCTGAGCCAGCGGGAGCGGGAGCTCCAACAGAAGGAGGCTGAAGCTAAGTCAGCAAAACGTGGCCTGTCCGAGACCCGAGGGAAACTCAAGGCTCTGGAAGAGCAGCATGAGGAGAGCTGCAGACTCAACTCTGAGTTTGAAATAGAGAGGTAAGAAGGAATGCAACAGGCAGCAGCATGTGGTATTTGTTATGTTGTTATACTATTATTGTGGCTTTTTGTGAGTGGGATGTCCTGTGTCAACTGTGGTATGAGACATTCCACCGAGGACtaaaggctttttttaaaatctaccAAGTATATGCCCAGAAATGACAATAAgttaacaaaaatgaatcagaaGATAAAATAATTTACCTTACATTGTGGTAAATAAAGTATATCTGCATTTGTCATGTTGTCATTGTGATTATTGTGAAATAACGCAACAAATCAATGTTTCTGCAGAGAAGAAATGCTGCTGCTAAGAGAGGAGGCAGACAAGAAGGTCAGCGAGCTGGAGGGACGATGCCAGGACCTGCAGTCCGTCATCCAGCAGGTCTCTGAAGACTTCCAGAAGGTCGGCCCTCAAAACGAGCGGCACATGCTACACTCTGCTATACCATTCACTCTTTAattgtttgtgaaatgttgtttttcagtcacaGAGTATGGTGTCAACTTTAGAGAAGTCCCTCCATGAATTACAGACTGAACACGATGCCTTGAAGTTGCAGCAACAAAAGGTCAGAACATAAAGAACAATATAAGTTATTAAAGCTGAAGGTGACCAGTAGACATTTGGTTTGATCTGTTCTGTGATCAGTTCTTTACAAGACAATATGAATAGCTTACATTGCAGTAATATAACTGAACAATCgacatgttttaaatgcaattttggtgtttggagaaaaaacatgaataatccTGATAGCTTCACAGATACGAAATCCTGGACTTTACATGTGTCATTTGTCTATCATCAGGCTGCTGTGACTGTGGAGGATAAGGAACGCGTGTTAGTGGACCTTCAGAAGAAAGTAACCTCCTTGGAGAGACGGCTGGAAGGAAACTTGAGCCAGGATGAGCATCTACAGGAGTTTCTGCAGGAGGTGAAAAAACGGACTTtagtttgtggtgtttgtgggatatttttatttttttgttgttttgttttttgattaaCTGACTCGTGTAGTGAGTTTAATTTGTGTATGTTCAGTGCTGTTGTGTTACAGACAGTTTTTAAGCAACTTTAAGTGAAATGAATTTCATGATAACCACACACTTACACATAGGGCAAACACCTCTTCTCCTGTGCTGTTGATGCTTTTGCAGAAGTCCAGCGTGGAGCAAAGTCTAGAAGAGaccagagcagagctgctggCTGTTCGGACAAACCATGCCGAAACTGTCGCCTCTTTAGAGACACAGGTGAACCAGAGCATTCATTCAGCCCTATACTTTGGTGTATTACACTCCATGTTACTGACCTTCATGCCCGTACAAATATGTGTGATTCTTGTGGCCTGCCTGATGAGACATACTCCCTAATGGTTTATAGAGGATGTTCtgtaatgataaaaataacacatcaaATTAGCCAGTAGTACTACACCCATTTCATCTTGAAATAGATGAACTAAACTTTCAAGATTAACTGTACCTATTCTGTaccttatttatttctgtttgtttcatgatTCTTTCAAATCTGCCCCAGGTGTCCAGGATGAGCTGTACCATTACTGAACTGCAGACTCTTCTACGACATAAAGACGACTCTTCAAGGGCCTACAAAGAGAGAACAGACGCACAAGTAAGCTTTCACACACCAGACACTGCTGTAAGAAGCTCAGAATGATCTTCAGGTTCATAATTTGTAAATTCATTGCCTATTTGTTGTTTCAGATAGCTACCCTGGAGCAACAAATTCTAGAGAGTACTGAGAAACTGAGAAGTGCAGAGCAGCAggtcacagaaaaacagcagctcgTGGATAAACTGGTGAGTACTAATTGCAACCAGAGCACaaaatcagtgttttcatttctctgccCACAATATGAATGTTTCCTCAGCCAACTGGGAAAAtgttcagggaaaaaaaacaacaacactgcttTCTATACAAAGTATATCAGCGGTTGTTTGGATACAAATGATAAGGTGTCATTGTAACAGACATAAAATACATACGTATCATTAATAAAAACTCCTTTTAGAGATTTATACAACTAAACtgtttgaatgaaaaaatacacaaaagtgcTTGACAAACAGCCACACAaaattctaaatattaaatCCAGTGTGTTGGTATAAAATCCTTTACTTTGGTGCCACCTTGTGGTTGTAATAAGAATGACACTTTAGTATTTGCTTGGCATTCACCTCTTTCTGTAATTTCATCACAAGTATTCGTACAGggaaattgttattttttttttttcctgtcatagCACAGTTCAGATGTCAATAAAATGGTGTGGCTCTCTTGAACTAAACCTAACCCTTACCAAATTAAATTTCTGGTTTGCTTTACCAAGATACTGAACATAATATTTGTGTATGATATACCCCTGACAGAAAATGGTGATTTTAATCTCTGCACGTTTAATTATGTTCTTTTCAGCAAGGAGAGTGGAGTGCAGAGAAAGCCTTTCTGGATCAGCAGGTGTGTTTATTGGACCAACAGAGTCAGGAGAAGACCAGCCGGCTCGAAGAAAGCATCTCCTCtttacaaacagacaaacagaggctTCTGGAGAGGGTGGTAtgtttgcttcctgttttttcctccttttaatttaatcatcaGATTTCTGTGTAGTCTGTAACCTTACACCACAGTCATGCTGGTAAGCTTTCCACTACGTAATGTGACTGTTGTGTAATTTGAACCAAGGTGCTGGTGCACAGAAAACCAAAGGCACTCTAAGCACATTACAGTCAGGTCGTTGACTACACATATTAAATAAGTCTCTCCCTGGttagtcattttgtttttacaattaTAGACCTGTTACTCAATTAATTTGTACAAATGTCGGCATTTGTAATTCAGATTTTTCCTAAAAGAGCTTATGGATTAAGTAGTTAATTAAAAGTTTAGTAATTGTTATGAATTTGTTACGCGGACCAATCCTGTCTCAtctttttctgcttgttttggtGTGGTAGGCCGAGTTAGACAAGCAGATGGATGAGGTAAACTCCACTCTgaggacacagacagaagaGATGGAGCAGTGCAGGGTAAAAAATACACCACACTACATTCGTTTTTAAAGCACATATTCCTTTCGGTTTGACTTTTGAAAGATGAAAACTGTTATTCTCAACTCAATTTTTCATTTTCGGTTAATAGGAACATGGGGTGTAAAATCTTATATGTTCCAACTATTTAGCATTAGAGTGTATAAGTTTGGAGAAACAATGAGAATCCAATGGTCATACACCAAAGTATATGACCTTACACATGCTCTACAGCAGGGGTCCTCAACCtgcaacactcaaagagccatttggacccatTTCCCACagtaaagaaaacactgggagccgcaaaacccctttgacatctaaagggaagataacactgcatatatcgtttacctctatgctaggcctatgtataaaaaactatagtgtgttgcatttataaaatgaaagaactgctacagagaaaaacaaattttatttaggcatacataacagggatttatccatagCTGGCTTACCTCCGGTGGAGAAGTTCAATAATAGCAGGCTGGATCTGCCGGCAGGTGTCACAtatcggcagttgtgacgtattttgagcgataaaaattaaacacattttattttaatattacaaggtcaccatcaattcaaatttagaattatatttaaaaaactaaacaacctaaataaaaatacatttgaattaaatactcgatagcaaggAGTATGTGTGCTGCattgcactgtgggagttcattgtttttggttgatgttacaatcATGAGTGTGGCGTGGCAtttaatgtcattcagttgttgtgtagctctcacTCGTTGAGTACTATTGAGTGAATAGTTGCTCAGGTaattagcgtgaaaaagtgaacgacgttgatcagcatccttgctctGCACCACTCGCCtcaaagagctgcagcagagggacGAAAGAGCCGCaagcggctccggagccgctgGTTGCTGACCCCTGCTCTAGCGCATACAGTAGATCCAAAATCTCAAAAAACAGACTTCTTGAGGACCCTCCTGGAATGTTTTCAACAGAGTAAAGAATGTATTTGTCGTCCTCACCCCCGACTTGATGTGTTCCCTCAGGCTGAATTGAGCAGCCGGCAGACGGTAAGCACGGAAATTGCTAAAGCCCTGGAAGAAACCAGACGACAGAAGGAGGAGCTGCAAACACAGGTGTGTTGGTTAAACACAGCCACTATCCAGGAATAGATAGATGTTCCTCTACCAATAATGTAGCAGTCTCCCTCTGGACATGTATGTCAGTGAACTAGACCTTTATTTTGCGATTGTGACACAGGTGTTGGTTGTCGTTATTTGTATGAGTGGGAGAGTTTATTGTGTGATGAAaggtttttgtctttgtatgcTGCCAGGTTGGAGAACTGACCACAGCTCTGCAAACGTCGCAGCAGGACCTGTCCACTGCAACTAGAAAGCTAACACTGAAAGAGGAGGATGTCCTAACACTACAAAGTGGTACTCGCACTAGAAATCCTTCATTTTCAAAATACTCTGTGGGGCGCAGGTGTGATTTTAATCTGCACCCTTTGTTGCTTGTCATCATCTCTCTACTACTACATGTCAAAAGAAAGGCATAAAAAACTGAGAAATACTTTACTTAAATGGCGAACTACAGTTTAGACTAAATATGTGCTTaacttttaaacacaaatcagatGTGGTCTGTGCTGTGAGAGATACTACTGACATTTCTGACTACATATTACTGCATGTAATAGTAGTAGATTCCACACAACTCTCCACGAATACTATTTATTCTgttgtaaaactgaaatgacactCTACTATGGAGGAATTTGTGTAACATGGTTGATTTTGTTCATCCCATTGTCTCCggtttgaatttaaaaactacatgtgtttgtttcagaggtGCAGAGTCGGCAGGCGTCTCTGGTCCAGCTTCAGGAGGAGGCTGTGCAGCTGCGAgaccagctgcagcagatggaGCTGGATAAAAACTCCCAGTTGAGCAGCCTGAGAGAGGAGCTGCTCAGCCAGACGCAGCAGCTAGACAGCTGCCAAGCACGGGTCAGCACCTACGCACACAGTCTGAAACCTTTGAATGTACACCTACATGTTTTTACATGGAACATACCAATGACAGAGACACTCCCATGTTGGTCAGCTCAACTGATCATGCAAGGAAAGTTAGGAAAAATATGTTGCTTGGTTTTGTGGTTACATTTATGCAGCTAAAACCAATGTCCAAAGCTTttcacctattttttttatgcttactCTTGATTAAATAATCTTCTATTGTATACACATCTTACATTAAAGAGCTTAAATTTGAATGTGAATTAATAGTTGGTGTTGACTTTTGCGGGTTGTCCAGATCTCGTACCTGGAGGTTGAGGTTGAAACTCTGACAGAACAGCTTCACAGCCCTGAAGTGTGTGAGGAAGATCAGAATGGCAGTGTGACTGTGGATGATCTGGATCACATCCAGAAAGTCAACCGAgacctggagcagcagctcaGCGATAAGAACAAGGTCagtcaccttttttcttttttaaagtctgtcggtcatttggctttttaaaaaatctactTTACATTAAAGATGGAGTCATGCTGTACATGAAGCAGGTATTCTTCTACATGAAACACACGTGTTGTTTTGCAGACCATTAAGCAGCTACAGCAGAGACTGGCGGAACTGAAGAGGACTCTCCAGAAAGAACTGGTAAGACAGTGAATCTCCCTACAGTGCTTGTGTTTGTCATCAGGTCTGTCTCACTTGACACCATGAGAAACTTCATAAAGGGAGGATGTATTGCTTTCAATTGTAATGCAAGGAAAAACAGGCATCAGATGATGGACAGTGATACCAGTGGACAGTTAATAGTTTAACAATGTATAATTTTTCCTTCATCACTCAGCTAAAGTgtcattgtgttatttttagtcTTTCATTTGGTTTGACTTTGCTACATATTGCACCTCCAAATATATTGCAATACGTTTTTTAATGAAAGGTATGGATGCAGTTCTTTAAAACATCAGATGgatttttattgtgaaatgtttaCACTAAATGTAGAGTTAATAATGTAATGTAGTAGCTTTAATGGGGctagtagtagaagatgaaaatatgaccaattattattatcattataaattattatattaacagAAGAAATTCTAAATAAAGATCTGTTACCTTGTGCAGTTGAAGTGCCTAAAGCCCCAGCtcagtatttaaagaaaagtctgcctttccttctttgtgttgtgtagaAACTAAAGCCCGAACCAGAAACCGAAGGCAAGGAGAGGTTTCCAGAGGGCCGAGCAGAAAAACTAGAGAGTGCTTATTCAGACACACTACCGAGATCTACGCCGAGCCCTCCAACCTCCAACACCACAGTTACAAACACCTCAGACCTCAACGACTCACGGGAAATCAACTTTGAGTATCTGAAGCACGTCGTCCTCAAGTTTATGTCATCCAGAGATGCTGAGGTCAGTCATCAGTGCACTTTTGATACTGATTCTGTTGTGTGTAGCACTAGAGGGGTGTGGCATGTGTTACAAACTCAAACTGaatctgtgttgtgtgtcacCATGTGTCAGGCGTATCAGCTAATACGAGCTGTATCTGTGCTGCTGAACTTCACTCGTGAGGAAGAGGATATGCTGAAGCAAACGCTTGAGTATAAGGTTTGTGTTTTATAAACTCACTGTATTCAGTATTCACCTTTGCAGACCTTTTACTGGCTTTATCTCCTCATTTGTTAAATGCAGCTATTGGCATTATATTAATGACTGCTAATAAAATTGCTTTCAAAAGCGTTTTGCA includes the following:
- the golga1 gene encoding golgin subfamily A member 1 isoform X1; protein product: MFAKLKKKIAEEAATAPRSGVRIPRTISKESITSVGADSGDDFASDGSSSRDDLPSQLLRRNDQIRKLEAKLSDYAEQLRIMQKTKEKLEIALERHQDSSIKKLQEQNESHQSNQAKMAEGMALALEKKDQEWMEKMADLEKEKTALSVRLEEMMEQSLALFQKRDDLDELEGFQQQELAKVKHMLLRKEELLSQRERELQQKEAEAKSAKRGLSETRGKLKALEEQHEESCRLNSEFEIEREEMLLLREEADKKVSELEGRCQDLQSVIQQVSEDFQKSQSMVSTLEKSLHELQTEHDALKLQQQKAAVTVEDKERVLVDLQKKVTSLERRLEGNLSQDEHLQEFLQEKSSVEQSLEETRAELLAVRTNHAETVASLETQVSRMSCTITELQTLLRHKDDSSRAYKERTDAQIATLEQQILESTEKLRSAEQQVTEKQQLVDKLQGEWSAEKAFLDQQVCLLDQQSQEKTSRLEESISSLQTDKQRLLERVAELDKQMDEVNSTLRTQTEEMEQCRAELSSRQTVSTEIAKALEETRRQKEELQTQVGELTTALQTSQQDLSTATRKLTLKEEDVLTLQSEVQSRQASLVQLQEEAVQLRDQLQQMELDKNSQLSSLREELLSQTQQLDSCQARISYLEVEVETLTEQLHSPEVCEEDQNGSVTVDDLDHIQKVNRDLEQQLSDKNKTIKQLQQRLAELKRTLQKELKLKPEPETEGKERFPEGRAEKLESAYSDTLPRSTPSPPTSNTTVTNTSDLNDSREINFEYLKHVVLKFMSSRDAEAYQLIRAVSVLLNFTREEEDMLKQTLEYKMSWFGSKPSPKGIIRPSISGASTNWS
- the golga1 gene encoding golgin subfamily A member 1 isoform X2; translated protein: MFAKLKKKIAEEAATAPRSGVRIPRTISKESITSVGADSGDDFASDGSSSRDDLPSQLLRRNDQIRKLEAKLSDYAEQLRIMQKTKEKLEIALERHQDSSIKKLQEQNESHQSNQAKMAEGMALALEKKDQEWMEKMADLEKEKTALSVRLEEMMEQSLALFQKRDDLDELEGFQQQELAKVKHMLLRKEELLSQRERELQQKEAEAKSAKRGLSETRGKLKALEEQHEESCRLNSEFEIEREEMLLLREEADKKVSELEGRCQDLQSVIQQSQSMVSTLEKSLHELQTEHDALKLQQQKAAVTVEDKERVLVDLQKKVTSLERRLEGNLSQDEHLQEFLQEKSSVEQSLEETRAELLAVRTNHAETVASLETQVSRMSCTITELQTLLRHKDDSSRAYKERTDAQIATLEQQILESTEKLRSAEQQVTEKQQLVDKLQGEWSAEKAFLDQQVCLLDQQSQEKTSRLEESISSLQTDKQRLLERVAELDKQMDEVNSTLRTQTEEMEQCRAELSSRQTVSTEIAKALEETRRQKEELQTQVGELTTALQTSQQDLSTATRKLTLKEEDVLTLQSEVQSRQASLVQLQEEAVQLRDQLQQMELDKNSQLSSLREELLSQTQQLDSCQARISYLEVEVETLTEQLHSPEVCEEDQNGSVTVDDLDHIQKVNRDLEQQLSDKNKTIKQLQQRLAELKRTLQKELKLKPEPETEGKERFPEGRAEKLESAYSDTLPRSTPSPPTSNTTVTNTSDLNDSREINFEYLKHVVLKFMSSRDAEAYQLIRAVSVLLNFTREEEDMLKQTLEYKMSWFGSKPSPKGIIRPSISGASTNWS
- the golga1 gene encoding golgin subfamily A member 1 isoform X4 — encoded protein: MFAKLKKKIAEEAATAPRSGVRIPRTISKESITSVGADSGDDFASDGSSSRDDLPSQLLRRNDQIRKLEAKLSDYAEQLRIMQKTKEKLEIALERHQDSSIKKLQEQNESHQSNQAKMAEGMALALEKKDQEWMEKMADLEKLLRKEELLSQRERELQQKEAEAKSAKRGLSETRGKLKALEEQHEESCRLNSEFEIEREEMLLLREEADKKVSELEGRCQDLQSVIQQVSEDFQKSQSMVSTLEKSLHELQTEHDALKLQQQKAAVTVEDKERVLVDLQKKVTSLERRLEGNLSQDEHLQEFLQEKSSVEQSLEETRAELLAVRTNHAETVASLETQVSRMSCTITELQTLLRHKDDSSRAYKERTDAQIATLEQQILESTEKLRSAEQQVTEKQQLVDKLQGEWSAEKAFLDQQVCLLDQQSQEKTSRLEESISSLQTDKQRLLERVAELDKQMDEVNSTLRTQTEEMEQCRAELSSRQTVSTEIAKALEETRRQKEELQTQVGELTTALQTSQQDLSTATRKLTLKEEDVLTLQSEVQSRQASLVQLQEEAVQLRDQLQQMELDKNSQLSSLREELLSQTQQLDSCQARISYLEVEVETLTEQLHSPEVCEEDQNGSVTVDDLDHIQKVNRDLEQQLSDKNKTIKQLQQRLAELKRTLQKELKLKPEPETEGKERFPEGRAEKLESAYSDTLPRSTPSPPTSNTTVTNTSDLNDSREINFEYLKHVVLKFMSSRDAEAYQLIRAVSVLLNFTREEEDMLKQTLEYKMSWFGSKPSPKGIIRPSISGASTNWS